The DNA segment aAGAGGTACTCTCCGCCCGGTTCCTGTTATAGGTGTTTTTAGCATGAACACACTCCTTAAAAATCACTCACCCCTAAAAAGTAAGAAGTATTTTCACTAAATTATTCTTAATGAAATATAACAAATTTAATATGGGTTCTTGGTTGTGTAAAAATTTACTTATctaaatgataatttttttaaaaaagtaattaatactttcttgattatgttaaaAGTCATTTATTATGacctaaatataaaatttaagaacACCACATGCTCCCAAATAAACTTATACTTGAGAAGATGAGAAATAAGACCGCAACAAATTTCTGAAGGATTAGAAATATTTTTAAGCTTTTAAATGTAATTCAAAAATTGttgattataaaaataaaaaatgctaTATTTAGATCAAGAATACTTTAGAAAGAAATTTAAGGTTGCTGGTTGCCGGTTGATGAATTGCCTCTACTGTCAAACAATTTAAAAGAAGGCTTAAAAGAAAACCCGATGTCAAAAATCCCCGAATGTCATACTGCAGTTCTCGCATGTCATCTCTTACATGGAAATTTTATCAATTAGGCGTTACAGAAAGGCATGTAAAGATGgtcttatttacaaaaatatattcCCTCCtattcaaaaagagtgtcaaTTTAGTTATTTATACACCTCTTAAAAAAATACGAACTCCTAAACAAGaaaaggtaatttgactaaattatctctaattaaataagtattgaGATTTTATCACTGAACactaataaaattaaatttgaaaaaataagattaatttttttatttaataattgaacactcttttttatataaaaaaataaaagctaaATCGATACCTTTTTGAAAAGGAGAGAATACAAGACAATAGATGTAATAAAATGAAAAGCAAGGAAAATAAATAACGTGCAAAAGTTGAAGACGCGGACCCAATTATAGGGGTCTATGCGGCTCTGGTTTCCACAAATGAATGAGAGCACAGCAAGGAAAGTCAAATTATAGCACCCACATGTGTGCATAAAAGGACTTGAAATTGTACCAAATACTTAAAGGCCCTGTCAGGACGACCAAAAACAGCTATCCTCACTTATTTTagaaattttgaccaaaataagCTATTATTTAAATcaattcaccaaaataatatgtttttaattttttttacagaaCTAGCATAAACGTATTCCTGAGTAACGTATTAggcattattttattcaaaaattctGACGGGAAAAATAGCTGGGGGTTAACGGTGTTAAAAAGCCTAATTCGTATTTGTGAAGTAACGTATTATGCCTAATACGTATCCCAAGACCACGACTATTAGTTGTCTTTTCATTTAAAATAACGACATCATTCAATGTTTTCTAATATATGTGAACAGATATACAACTGAGAAGTAAACGCTCATTgaacaaattttccttttcaacCTAAAACCCCTCTTCAAAATAAAACCCTAGCATCACTATCATCAAGAGAACAACAAAATTTACTCGATCcatatattattttatctatCTCTGCAAATTGATTTTGTTCCGATGATATAGATTGTGAcgtttattcaattttttgccacaaattttaaatgtgaAACTTTCAAAGCTCAGTATTTTGTGCGATTTTGCTTGCTAAAATCGATGAAGAAGCTTGGAAcaggaaacttttttttttttttaattaaaggccACTAGGCTTTGTGCCACCTAGTggctattttattaataaaggAAAGGTTCAACAAAAaccaaatgtctttgaaaacgTGAAAAACAACAGAAAGCAAATAGACTAAGCTAAGTGAAAAGGGAAAGTGCAGCCATTGAAGTCAATCTGAGCGGCCCGTTGCTGCTGGTTCCTTGACGTTGCTGGTGATGATTTGGCCTTCGTCCCTCCACAAAATTCCATCTTTGAAGCTCCTTGAACACAGGTTTGTTGCTTGATCTCCCTACTGATTTCTCCCATTTGTACTTCGGTATTTGTGTCGATTTGGGTTGAAATTGCTCGAATCCGATCTAATATGGTGTGTTGTTTGTTGATGTGTCTTCATTGTTTCAATTTTGGTGAGTTCGGACTTTCGACTTTCTCCGCAACTTcgatttttatttgaaattgcTTAGAAATCGCTCCGATGTTATGTGTTGTTTGTTGATGCGCCTTGCTTCTAATCTTGTGGTGAATTCATGATCTACGACTTTCTCCGCGGCTACGTGGTTTGCGTTTGCGTGTATGGTATACATTTCTAGACGCACGCCTCTTCGATCTCGCTCCCGCTTGTGAACAATCGGGGTTTCGAGTTGCAATTGTCATTGTGTGTCGTTGCTCGTGGAACAGATATCTGCGATTAAGGTATGTGTTTTTTCACACACTAGTATAGTGGAAGAATTACGGATTACGTTTCAAACTTTCAATTTCGGATTAGAAGATAATGGTATGACGAATGTCCCCCTTTATCTTCAAAAAAATGTAGTATTCTTGTTTCTGTGTTTTTCGTTTGGGAAAATACAGAGtttttttctctgttttttCACTTTCTTAAGAAGATGTGATGTTCACATTTTTTAGGGAAAACAAGCATAGAAGTTTCATAGAAAATATTCACTTGTGTAGGTATTTTTGTTTTATGGCGGAAATTAATACATATCAGATGGATCCGGGTCCACTCGACTCATCCGTATTGAATGAACAACTCACCCATAGGTCACGGGATATATGGGATGGAAAGGATAATGTGATTTTGAATACAAGGAGATGTGATGGAAATTTTTGGGACTTCGTAAAGGAACATCCAATTGATACACGAGTCTTGGAAGTGATTAGACTATCGGGATTGTACGGTGTTGATAGATCTCATCGACCTACTATTGATCGTAGTTTGATTACTTCATTAGTTGAAAGATGGCGTCCTGAAACTCATACGTTCCACTTTAGGACGGGAGAAGCGACAATCACGTTGCAAGACGTAGAGGTGTTGTATGGCTTACCCGTGAATGGTGATCCAAAGATTGGGAATGAGTTGGCGAGGAGCACAGAGGATTGGAAAGACATTTGTCAAAGATTATTAGGTTTTAGTCCACTTCCTggagactttaaaaaaaatagcctcAAGGTATCTGCACTTAATCAACACATGCTACGTCATCCAAAATTACTTGACACGGCAACACAAGATATGGTCAATCAGAAGGCTAGATGCTATATGTTTTGGATGATTCTTTGGTATGATGATGGCGGATACATCTGGAAGTAATTTGAAGCTTATGTACTTACCTATGCTCGAGGACGTCAACACAATAGGATCTTACAGTTGACGTTACCACCTCGAACTCTTTATTTTAGCGCAAACTCCAAATCGTCACGGCCCGTTTCAATTTTGCGTTGCTGCtaaaatacatattcttttccAAGTCTTTGTTGGCATCCTCGGACCAAGCTAAACAACATCCCATCTCAGATTCTCGTGTAGAAATGAAAATATCTTTCTCGTTCTCCAATGTCGTAAAGTAGGGTATATCATGACATGGAATTTCGGACACACCATGACCAAATTGATTATGAGGATTTACACCAATATTATTTTGAAGTAAATCTCCACTATCACCGATATATTCATCGGAGTTCACTTTCTCTTTCACTCTCTTCATCCTCTCTCTGAATGGTCGTCATCCTCTCGAATTTTCGAGCTAATTTCAAACATTTGCATCATTATACATATCAACGTGGCCTCGGCCTTCTCGTGGAGAAAAGGAAGAAACCATATTAGTAAATTGTAGTAAGATTGTAGGATATATAAgcaagtttttttcttttaaagaaaatttatacgAGTACGAACacatttaaaagttaaaaaatgcaACAATTTTGAGGTTTCTAATAAACCTGTTCTAGCACTAAATAATTGAAGCAACAATTAAAAACATGTAAAAGTGCAACAATTGGCGGTACAAATATCTTCTGGGGAGTGCATATAATTTGAATAATTTATTTGTTGAAAATATATAAACCCAAGCTatcaaaaaaaatctaatttgtTGCTTACCTGGCCTCATATTCTCCGTGGCTACTACTAGTACGTCTTTGACTACTTGAGCCTTCATCAAATGATCGATGATCATGTGTGCTAGGACCGCACCAAATGATTGACGGAAACCATGTGTCGCACTATATGATGGCACATTGGTGTGAGATTGATTATAGAAATTTGGATTGTCATGCATCGGTAATTCCGGAATGATGGTTGAATAATCGGTTGCTTCCGCAAAATGGCCGATCGGCCATAACAAATCCATAATTTTGagccaacaaattcatgtgATAACCATGCGACCACTCATTTGaaatacattattttgatttttggtttGGTCTTTACATAAAtctccaaaatatttatatcgaTCTTATCCGCAAATTTTTGCGGTATGGTGAAAAATTGTAGCAAGGACTGGTCATTCTCAATTTTAAACTCAATGAACCTTGTATTGTTACCTTGAAATGAGCATGgatatttttcagaaatatcaatttgaatattttcacTATTTGTCCCCATCTTCTCATGCAATAGTTCAACCAATTGGCATAGTTCGTTGAAATAAACATGCTAACAATCATTTTGGCACCTTCGGTATACGAATCCGTTCATTTCAAAGAATTATTTCGCCACCCAATACAAAGCAACCATCACATTATGTTCAAAATTGGCCATCTTTACTCCTACACGCGAAAATAAGacacttattattattaataaaacagaaaaataaattaaaactatagtattattttaacatattacaacatatttGACTTAATTAACTCATACCTGTTGAATTTTTTAATGTTGTTCCAACAATAGGCCACACAAGTAGAAGCTTTCTATTTAaaaattgttggaatgtgtttgaacATTCGTTTCATACACTATATTTTATAATGATCTGCGGTTTGTTCAAAACGTATGAGGAAAAGGGACTTTAGCAGTGTGTCGTTATTGTGTGTCACGTTTTACAATTAAAACGTAACTATTGATCACGTTTTTATAGTCAAATCGATCGTAAGGATTCCCAATTTGCGGGATTCTCTCGCAAGATTCGATTGCCCGTGCCTAGTTTGAGTAGAAACGTAACTGTCAGTTACGTTTTATCCTAAAATCGTAACTCCGAGTTACGACTTTAACATCAATCAATGTCAGATTACGTAGAAGGATTGCTCGTATATGGATTTTCTAAAGTCATTACTGACAGTAACGTATTAGGCATAATACGTTACTCACAGTCACGAATTAGCTTTTAACACCGTTAACCCCCAACTATTTTTCCCGTCagaatttttgaataaaataatgccTAATACGTTACTCAGGAATACGTTTATGCTAGttctgtaaaaaaaattaaaaacgtattattttggtgaattggTTTAAATAATAGcttattttggtcaaaaattccTTATTTTAAGTAGTAATGATCACTAATTTCATCAGTTAGAACAATTTCTTGTCACACCGTTCTAGAGTTACGAAGcaaaatttgaaaggagatCTCTGAATTTATCTCTTTTATGTTATCATACTATGTTCTATCttttagggctcgtttggtatgagGGAGAAGAGATAAATAATTTCGGAATTaaatttgagatgagtttatcttacgtttggttgggataaaagCGCAGTAAGATtgaaggtttttttttaatccctGTGGGGaggatggaataactaatccaaGATAAGTAATTCTGGAATAACTTATTTACAACCAAATGACCCGTCAGAGTATATACTCTTGAAAGGCCTTAAAGTTGCCACAATTTTGCTTGGAGTGCCTATGATGGAAGCTAATAGATGAGCAATCAATCGGAGGAATGTAACCCCTCCTCCTTATATTTTTTTGACTAAAAGCACGAAAATTGTAGCATCACTAGTTCATGCATATCTAAGAGCAGAAGGGGAGAGGCGCAAGGAGTACTCATAAAATAGAATTGAGTGCTAATATTAAAGCAATTATTTATGCTAATTAAGTTGTAAAATATCATACTCGATTAGATTAAATATGCCATTCAGTGATtagattttgtttttttatacaTACTATGTTGTTACCTCGTCTTGTTTCACTATAGATCTTTGACAACACCAAATAAATTAAGCCGACATAAAGATGAGAATCACATAGAAATTTGCATGGAGACAAACATTTATTCCGGATCTAGCAACAACTAGAAAGTCAATCAGCAATCCAGTTGTTATTTTAACAGAGAAACGAAAACTAAACACACGCTGAAATTTTTGGCACCATAGCCACCAAAGCGGGACTTAACAATCCTCAAGCTGGATCTCCACACCTTCAATGGAAACAAATTCGCCACCTTTCTTTGGAACCATAGTTACCGCAATAGTTTCTTCATCTTCCAATCCAATGTCCTCCAACAGTTCAGTGATGGCCAGCTGGAAAGAAACACCCTTAGCAGAGGAATTATGATCTGCATGAGCGTGTGGCAAGCTGGTGTAGCTTCctgcaaactctgccttgtcAAGCTCATCCGCATTCACCGTCTTGTCTGTGTTGAGGAACACATCAAACCTTATATACTCCAACTTATCATGGTTGACCTGATTGAATGTTAGCATCTCCTCTTGTTCATTTTTCTCCTGTGGAGTCCTCGATGTAGCTGGCCTATTGATGGAAAAGGAAATGGCTCTGTCCATTTTCGCGAGACGGAATACCTTGCTGGCTGGCGGAAGTGAACCTGTAGGCACTTTCCCTGATGTGGTCTTTTTTGGTTTAAAGTTACGCCATGGGGTGGGCATTGGTGCGTAATCGTATCCCATCTTCTTGGAGTCCAAACAGTCTCGCACTTTCACACGCCATGGGTTGCGGTTTTCATCGTAGAAAAAGAACTCCGAGTTCAACCAATCTTTGTCTGCCAAATCCCTTCGTTTCCCTCCTATTGCTTTCCATTCATTCCACATCCGGTCCACATTGCCGTGGTGGCAAAAGAAAACCGGGTCCAAACCAGCTGAGTAGAAATTACCCATATCCTCACCGTATGACCTGATATCACCATCTTTCAGTTGCTCATCTTTCGGTGTAGCCACTGTACCAGTCCAAATGTGGACAGGAGTGTGAGGGATGTTTTCAATGGTTCCCGCCCCTGGGTCAATATCACTTCCAAGACGGTAAGGCTTACCAAAGAAGAGCAGCGGGCATGGAGCGTTAGTTATCATTTGACGATACATCAGAGTTAAGTTATTCGTCATCGTCTGGAGTTGAGTGGTTTTGGTTTCCTCGCCGAAAGAACCAAGATCGATTATGGTTCCGTTACGGACGTGTGGGTTACGCCTTTCGTCGTAAAGGGAAGAGCCTGGAACATCGAACATGGGAGGCAAACGCATGCCCTTTGGATGGTCCCAGTTCCAATATGGTAAAGCGAAAGTTGGATCATTAATGAGAGATCCCAAGATTCTCTCGTAGAAGTACAAGTACCATCTATGGAATGGGAAGAAAagccaagagaagtgaacttgTAACTTTTTGTCACCAATCATGTAAGCACCGTTGCAATAAGCACAATGGATATTGGCTTGTTGCTTGAACCCAAGAGGGTCAAAAGGGTCTTTATCTAGTGCCCTCATTCGACGAGTGGCTAACTGGTACTTGGCTATGTACTCCTCATCAACCGCATGAGCAGGCGGACGGATACGGAGTTTGGTCATAGAAGGGAACTTGTAATATGGAACGCTGTCCATGTCATCTGGCTTAGGGGGGCAACAAAGATAGGGTACAGGTATAGGTGGATCTGTAGGAAAATTTATCGAGGCTCTACTACAAGATTTGAGATCAGGGGCTGGTATAGGAGAAGCAGTG comes from the Lycium ferocissimum isolate CSIRO_LF1 unplaced genomic scaffold, AGI_CSIRO_Lferr_CH_V1 ctg9315, whole genome shotgun sequence genome and includes:
- the LOC132046079 gene encoding polyphenol oxidase E, chloroplastic-like; protein product: MASSSTIPLCTTNTPSSSSSFFTKPSQLFLHGRNKQSFKVSCNANNTGEHDKNLDGVDRRNVLLGLGGLYGAANLAPLTATASPIPAPDLKSCSRASINFPTDPPIPVPYLCCPPKPDDMDSVPYYKFPSMTKLRIRPPAHAVDEEYIAKYQLATRRMRALDKDPFDPLGFKQQANIHCAYCNGAYMIGDKKLQVHFSWLFFPFHRWYLYFYERILGSLINDPTFALPYWNWDHPKGMRLPPMFDVPGSSLYDERRNPHVRNGTIIDLGSFGEETKTTQLQTMTNNLTLMYRQMITNAPCPLLFFGKPYRLGSDIDPGAGTIENIPHTPVHIWTGTVATPKDEQLKDGDIRSYGEDMGNFYSAGLDPVFFCHHGNVDRMWNEWKAIGGKRRDLADKDWLNSEFFFYDENRNPWRVKVRDCLDSKKMGYDYAPMPTPWRNFKPKKTTSGKVPTGSLPPASKVFRLAKMDRAISFSINRPATSRTPQEKNEQEEMLTFNQVNHDKLEYIRFDVFLNTDKTVNADELDKAEFAGSYTSLPHAHADHNSSAKGVSFQLAITELLEDIGLEDEETIAVTMVPKKGGEFVSIEGVEIQLEDC